The following are encoded together in the Aciduricibacillus chroicocephali genome:
- a CDS encoding DUF488 domain-containing protein: MPVSVKRIYEEKSAEDGVRILVDRVWPRGVSKEAAALDIWAKDVAPSVELRKWFNHEADQFPEFKRRYKEELKQGDQRKELEELKEVVKQHNKEVTLLYAAKNEKHNQAQVLKEILDRQHTED, translated from the coding sequence ATGCCGGTTTCTGTTAAACGCATATATGAGGAGAAATCTGCTGAAGACGGCGTGCGCATTCTCGTCGACAGAGTTTGGCCCCGGGGTGTATCGAAGGAAGCTGCAGCTCTCGACATATGGGCAAAGGACGTGGCACCGTCTGTGGAGCTTCGCAAATGGTTCAATCATGAGGCGGATCAATTTCCGGAGTTCAAAAGAAGATATAAGGAAGAACTCAAGCAGGGAGACCAGCGAAAGGAGCTGGAAGAACTGAAGGAAGTTGTGAAACAGCATAATAAGGAAGTAACACTTCTCTATGCAGCTAAGAATGAGAAACATAATCAGGCACAGGTCCTGAAGGAGATTCTCGATCGGCAGCATACGGAAGATTGA
- a CDS encoding TerC family protein: protein MDLNLILEYGWVLLILVALEGLLAADNALVLALMVKHLPEKERKKALFYGLVGAFVLRFGSLFVISLLVDFWWIQGLGAAYLLLMSIKHLYDKTRQPKPGDLEKAKKAGSGFWMTVVKVEFADLAFAIDSILAAIALAVALPKTSFPNIGSLDGAQFFVVFAGGMIGLIIMRFAANIFVEILHKRPGLEIAAFLIVGWVGVKLGIMTLAHPAVGWIPEHFPHSAIWKVTFYVVLVGIAVIGWFASGRGLKEEKSEQA from the coding sequence ATGGATTTAAACCTGATATTGGAGTATGGATGGGTCTTGCTCATACTGGTCGCCCTGGAAGGATTGCTGGCCGCGGATAATGCACTCGTACTTGCGCTTATGGTTAAGCACCTGCCAGAAAAAGAACGAAAGAAAGCACTCTTTTATGGATTAGTTGGGGCATTCGTCCTTCGTTTCGGTTCGTTGTTCGTCATTTCTCTACTCGTCGACTTCTGGTGGATTCAAGGTTTGGGAGCGGCGTACTTACTGCTTATGTCCATCAAGCATCTTTATGATAAAACACGGCAGCCAAAGCCGGGAGATCTGGAAAAGGCAAAAAAGGCCGGAAGCGGCTTCTGGATGACTGTTGTGAAAGTAGAATTTGCGGACCTGGCGTTCGCGATTGACTCGATTCTTGCGGCTATTGCTCTTGCCGTGGCTTTGCCGAAAACGAGCTTCCCGAATATCGGAAGTCTTGATGGTGCCCAGTTCTTCGTCGTTTTCGCCGGTGGTATGATCGGACTGATCATCATGCGATTCGCTGCAAATATTTTCGTTGAAATTCTTCACAAACGCCCTGGGCTTGAAATCGCTGCATTCCTGATCGTCGGTTGGGTTGGGGTGAAGCTTGGAATTATGACACTTGCTCATCCTGCAGTCGGCTGGATTCCGGAACACTTCCCGCATTCAGCCATCTGGAAAGTGACGTTCTATGTTGTCCTTGTCGGAATTGCCGTCATTGGCTGGTTTGCGTCCGGAAGAGGATTGAAAGAAGAGAAGTCAGAACAAGCTTAA
- a CDS encoding SE1832 family protein, with protein sequence MRKTLEGKLAEAKSDYVRIQGDMDKLEYVKGRVSAAEEQLIRLEKEIAEINKRLEELAD encoded by the coding sequence GTGAGGAAGACGTTGGAAGGCAAACTGGCCGAAGCGAAGTCAGATTATGTGAGAATCCAGGGAGATATGGATAAGCTGGAGTATGTCAAAGGCCGTGTTTCAGCGGCTGAAGAGCAGCTTATTCGTCTTGAAAAGGAAATCGCAGAAATTAATAAAAGGCTTGAAGAGCTCGCTGACTAA
- a CDS encoding cation:proton antiporter, with protein sequence MPSILFEFMLIGVLGIGSQWLAWRFKFPAIVAMAAMGLLIGPVLGLMNPQEDFGELYKPITSAAVAIILFAGSVNLSFKELGELEKPVFRISTLGALIAWLLGSLTAHYIAGLSWAVAFTIGALFIVTGPTVILPLLRQSKLKPRPAKILKWESIVVDPLGALLAVFAFEIIAFFSAEDPSLRKLLTFFAASIFAAFFGWICGRLVGWLFETGRMPEYLKSPVVFVAVIFCFAVPDAIVLQTGLLSVTAMGITLANMQISSLADMRHFKENISILLISAIFIMLAASLDMETIQQVFTPRVIGYVVLMMIVVRPLSIFLSTIGTNLTLREKTLVGWIAPRGIVALTVSGYFANVFVEAGYEDAHILTTLTFGLVIFTVIIHGFSMGWLARKLDLSMVGNPGVLFIGSSRFSAGFASALAREKIPVLIVDSSWERLKHARDLGIPFYHGEMLSEQTEYQLDTMPYDYLIAATDFDSYNALIGTTFVPEYGRRNMFRIVPYEKNDQNRNDLAVNVGGRHLFGADITMTELNERLKEGFKFSETAITRQYDYEQYVNDKHEDTVYLCILKPSGQILFYASDSEITAEPGDRVFSLTSPEKEQIKIQERLEQKQD encoded by the coding sequence ATGCCATCCATTCTGTTTGAATTCATGCTGATCGGTGTTCTGGGGATCGGCTCGCAGTGGCTTGCCTGGCGCTTTAAGTTTCCGGCAATTGTGGCGATGGCCGCGATGGGATTGCTGATTGGTCCAGTGCTCGGTCTAATGAACCCTCAAGAGGACTTCGGAGAACTTTATAAGCCAATCACTTCTGCAGCTGTTGCGATCATCTTATTCGCAGGAAGTGTGAATTTGAGTTTCAAAGAGCTTGGCGAATTGGAGAAACCGGTTTTCAGAATTTCAACGCTCGGTGCGCTTATTGCCTGGCTCCTTGGTTCTCTTACAGCTCACTATATAGCTGGGCTCTCCTGGGCGGTTGCATTTACAATCGGGGCTTTATTCATCGTGACAGGCCCGACAGTTATCCTTCCGCTCCTTCGCCAGTCAAAATTGAAACCTCGACCTGCCAAAATCCTGAAGTGGGAAAGTATCGTTGTAGATCCGCTCGGTGCGCTACTAGCAGTATTCGCATTCGAAATTATCGCCTTCTTCTCGGCTGAAGATCCCAGCTTAAGAAAACTACTCACGTTTTTCGCGGCTTCCATATTTGCGGCTTTCTTCGGCTGGATCTGCGGTAGGCTTGTCGGATGGTTGTTCGAAACGGGTAGAATGCCGGAATATCTGAAATCCCCGGTTGTATTCGTGGCTGTTATTTTCTGCTTTGCTGTACCCGATGCAATCGTTTTGCAGACAGGATTGCTCTCAGTTACGGCGATGGGTATTACACTCGCCAATATGCAGATCAGTTCATTAGCCGATATGCGTCATTTCAAAGAAAATATATCAATTTTGCTTATTTCGGCGATTTTTATCATGCTTGCCGCATCATTGGATATGGAAACGATCCAACAAGTATTTACACCCCGTGTCATTGGCTATGTTGTATTAATGATGATTGTTGTGCGTCCGCTATCAATATTCCTTTCGACCATCGGCACGAATTTGACATTGAGAGAAAAGACGCTTGTCGGCTGGATTGCTCCACGGGGGATTGTGGCACTTACAGTTTCAGGTTATTTCGCCAATGTATTCGTTGAGGCGGGATATGAAGATGCACATATTCTGACGACACTGACATTTGGTCTTGTCATTTTCACAGTTATCATTCATGGTTTCTCGATGGGGTGGCTGGCGCGGAAACTGGATTTGTCCATGGTCGGTAATCCCGGTGTGCTGTTCATAGGAAGCAGCAGATTTTCAGCCGGCTTCGCATCCGCTCTTGCTCGAGAGAAGATACCAGTACTCATAGTAGATTCGTCATGGGAAAGGCTTAAGCATGCACGTGACCTTGGAATCCCTTTTTATCACGGCGAGATGCTTTCGGAGCAAACAGAATACCAATTGGACACAATGCCATATGACTATTTAATTGCAGCAACCGACTTTGACTCGTATAATGCTCTTATAGGGACTACTTTTGTTCCTGAGTATGGCAGGCGTAATATGTTCCGAATCGTCCCATATGAAAAGAATGATCAGAATAGGAATGACCTTGCTGTTAATGTGGGCGGCAGACACTTGTTCGGTGCAGACATTACGATGACTGAATTGAATGAACGGCTCAAAGAAGGCTTTAAATTTAGTGAGACCGCCATAACCAGACAATATGACTACGAACAATATGTGAATGACAAACATGAAGATACTGTCTACTTGTGCATCTTGAAGCCATCCGGTCAGATTCTTTTTTATGCCAGTGATTCAGAAATAACAGCTGAACCGGGTGATCGTGTGTTCAGCCTAACTTCACCGGAAAAAGAACAAATTAAGATCCAAGAGCGTTTGGAGCAGAAGCAGGATTGA
- the recQ gene encoding DNA helicase RecQ, with product MLTTETKLLQQYYGYDSFRPGQEDVIQKAVGHLNTLAVMPTGGGKSICYQIPGLALDGTAIIISPLISLMKDQVDSLLALGIPATCINSSVSSSELRQRLSDINRGRYKFVYVAPERFESEMFMNILRSIRISLIAFDEAHCISQWGHDFRPSYRSIIPNLKTLTNVPFVMALTATATETVIQDICDLLHIETANVVKTGFARDNLSFFLVKGKNKDDYIRDFLKKNSDQSGIIYTATRKRVDALHNYLESRGFPVSKYHAGLSEIERQDAQDAFIRDEIPIMIATNAFGMGIDKSNVRFVIHDAMPMNIESYYQEAGRAGRDGEPSDCILLFSPQDIQLQKFFIEQSEMDEEAKQHEYAKLRAMTNYCHTQNCLSAFILDYFDDTEKAERCGHCSNCLRGKEKVDMTEEAQMILSCVKRMGERFGVGMTAKVLRGSKDKKILDFGLHKLSTYGIMNAYTEKELTEFIQFLVAEQLLSMEDGKFPLLKLNSKSVDVLKGQEQVFMHVVTVPQTEELGEHAELFDLLRQLRKKIADEKNLPPYVLFSDATLKDMSRYLPDSEEEMLGIKGVGRKKYQDYGEVFLEVVSKWSAEHPDVKPATRISSGSSMTKRERTAKSSDERSSHRISYDLFQSGKSITEIAAMRDMSPQTIESHIFKTASMGYPISWNLFFTDKEEKMVLAAREQFDEPPKLKELRDALPEECSYTAIKGVLVKNKLMEA from the coding sequence TTGTTAACAACGGAAACAAAACTGCTGCAGCAATATTACGGCTATGATTCTTTTCGCCCCGGACAAGAGGATGTCATCCAGAAAGCTGTGGGCCATCTTAATACTCTCGCCGTCATGCCAACTGGTGGAGGCAAATCAATCTGCTATCAAATTCCCGGTCTGGCACTTGATGGAACCGCCATTATCATCTCTCCGCTGATTTCCCTCATGAAAGACCAGGTCGATTCACTTCTCGCATTAGGGATACCCGCAACATGCATCAACAGCTCTGTCTCATCCAGTGAACTTCGACAGCGTCTATCCGACATAAATCGCGGCCGTTATAAATTTGTCTATGTTGCACCAGAACGATTCGAATCGGAAATGTTCATGAATATCTTGCGTTCAATCCGGATATCTCTTATTGCATTCGATGAAGCGCATTGTATCTCCCAATGGGGACACGATTTCCGTCCGAGCTACCGCTCCATCATCCCCAATCTCAAGACGCTGACAAATGTGCCGTTCGTCATGGCCCTGACTGCTACAGCAACAGAAACGGTTATACAAGATATTTGTGACTTGCTTCATATTGAAACGGCGAATGTCGTGAAAACCGGATTTGCCCGTGATAATCTATCATTCTTCCTTGTTAAAGGAAAGAACAAGGACGACTATATCCGGGATTTCCTGAAGAAAAACTCAGATCAATCGGGCATCATTTATACGGCAACGCGCAAACGGGTCGATGCATTGCACAATTATTTGGAAAGCCGTGGTTTCCCCGTTAGCAAATATCATGCTGGACTGTCTGAGATAGAGCGACAAGATGCACAGGATGCTTTTATTCGCGATGAAATTCCAATTATGATTGCGACGAATGCATTTGGAATGGGAATTGATAAATCCAACGTCCGCTTTGTCATTCATGATGCGATGCCGATGAACATCGAATCCTATTATCAGGAGGCTGGGAGAGCTGGTCGTGATGGCGAACCGAGCGACTGTATTCTTCTATTTTCTCCACAAGATATTCAGCTGCAGAAGTTTTTCATCGAACAATCAGAAATGGATGAAGAGGCCAAACAGCATGAGTACGCCAAGCTCCGCGCCATGACGAACTACTGTCATACGCAGAACTGCCTAAGTGCTTTCATACTTGATTATTTCGATGATACGGAAAAGGCCGAGCGCTGCGGACATTGCAGTAACTGCTTGCGCGGAAAAGAAAAAGTCGACATGACAGAAGAAGCGCAGATGATCCTTTCCTGTGTAAAACGTATGGGCGAACGATTCGGTGTCGGCATGACAGCCAAAGTTCTTCGCGGTTCCAAAGACAAGAAAATTCTCGACTTCGGTCTGCACAAACTGAGCACATACGGCATCATGAATGCCTACACCGAAAAAGAGTTGACCGAATTCATCCAGTTTCTTGTCGCGGAGCAGCTTCTTTCCATGGAAGATGGCAAGTTCCCACTCCTGAAACTGAACAGCAAATCTGTTGATGTGCTGAAAGGACAAGAACAAGTTTTCATGCATGTCGTAACTGTTCCACAGACAGAGGAACTCGGCGAACATGCAGAGCTATTCGATCTACTTCGCCAGCTGCGTAAGAAAATCGCTGACGAAAAAAATCTGCCGCCATATGTCCTTTTCTCCGACGCGACTTTAAAAGATATGAGCCGCTACTTGCCCGACTCTGAAGAAGAAATGCTCGGAATCAAAGGGGTCGGCCGTAAAAAATATCAAGACTATGGCGAAGTCTTCCTTGAAGTCGTTAGCAAGTGGAGTGCGGAACATCCTGATGTCAAACCGGCAACCCGGATTTCCTCCGGATCCTCTATGACAAAGCGGGAACGCACAGCGAAGTCATCAGATGAGCGGTCTAGTCACCGGATCAGCTATGACTTGTTCCAGAGTGGCAAGTCCATTACAGAAATCGCCGCCATGCGCGACATGTCTCCACAGACAATTGAAAGCCATATTTTCAAGACAGCCTCAATGGGCTATCCAATTAGCTGGAATCTGTTCTTTACAGATAAGGAGGAAAAAATGGTACTCGCCGCACGCGAACAATTTGATGAACCCCCGAAGCTGAAAGAATTGCGCGACGCCCTCCCTGAGGAATGCAGCTATACTGCAATCAAAGGTGTCCTTGTGAAAAATAAATTAATGGAAGCATAA